Proteins encoded together in one Deinococcus hopiensis KR-140 window:
- the aceE gene encoding pyruvate dehydrogenase (acetyl-transferring), homodimeric type, whose protein sequence is MTKVPPKLPPRSGLPPHEREKLNTVETQEWLDSLAYVFANAGDDRAAQLLEDLDHYAYFHGAPIQFKQNTPYINTIDADQQPEYPGNLELERKIRNAIRWNAVAMVVKANKKSDGIGGHLSTYASSAELLEVGFNHFFRGHGAGPDRDLIFFQGHASPGVYARSFLEGRFGEGDLNRFRRELSKDGPGLSSYPHPWLMPSYWEFPTVSMGLGPIQAIYQARYIKYLENRGLKPKGNAKVWAFLGDGEMDEPQSIGALRFAAYENLDNIVFVLNANLQRLDGPVRANSKVIQEFEALFRGAGWNVIKVVWDSKWDELLRKDYNGTIVKRFEALVDGESQRYAAFGGKELREKFFNTPELRALIEGWTDADLELLNRGGHDIHKIYAAYASAVKHEGSPTVIIARTVKGYGLGETAQARNVAHQVKKLEFDALKNLRDLLELPLTDEQVERLDFYNPGPDSAEIKYMLERRAELGGFVPERQVNYPHPTVPTGEFYEEFAAGSKGRTVSTTMAAVQIMSKLLRDKEIGKLIVPIVPDEARTFGMDALVPRIGIYSPRGQTYQPVDFGSLMAYKEAKDGQMLEEGITEDGAMASWIAAATSYANHGVPTIPFYVFYSMFGMQRIGDLVWAAADQRARGFLFGATAGRTTLAGEGLQHQDGNSLLQAYVVPNLKVYDPAFAYELAVIVEAGIQRMYVDGMDEFYYVTLDNENEVQPAMPNDGRTHQEIHDGILKGMYRFQRSENTKAKLKAQILASGPAMGAAQEAVGMLETYGVAADIWSVTSYKELHQDALAVQRHNMLHPTEEPRVPYVAQQLSKENAPGVLISVSDYVKLGADGLNGHLERKLWTLGTDGFGRSEAREELRDFFEVDARYVTLATLYALQRDGKVKGDVVARAIAELGIDPERVAPVLR, encoded by the coding sequence ATGACCAAAGTGCCGCCGAAGCTGCCCCCGCGTTCGGGCCTGCCCCCTCATGAGCGCGAGAAGCTCAACACCGTTGAGACGCAGGAGTGGCTCGACTCGCTCGCCTACGTCTTCGCCAATGCGGGCGACGACCGCGCCGCGCAACTGCTCGAGGACCTCGACCACTACGCCTACTTTCACGGCGCGCCCATCCAGTTCAAGCAGAACACACCCTATATCAACACCATCGACGCCGACCAGCAGCCCGAGTACCCGGGCAATCTGGAGCTGGAGCGCAAGATCCGCAACGCGATTCGCTGGAACGCCGTGGCGATGGTGGTCAAGGCCAACAAGAAGAGCGACGGCATTGGCGGACACCTCTCCACCTACGCCAGTAGCGCCGAGCTGCTCGAAGTCGGTTTCAACCACTTCTTCCGGGGCCACGGCGCGGGGCCGGACCGGGACCTCATCTTCTTCCAGGGGCACGCCAGCCCCGGGGTGTATGCCCGCTCGTTCCTCGAAGGCCGCTTCGGCGAGGGCGATCTGAACCGCTTTCGCCGCGAGCTGAGCAAGGATGGCCCGGGCCTCTCGTCCTATCCACACCCCTGGCTGATGCCCAGCTACTGGGAGTTCCCCACGGTCAGTATGGGTCTGGGTCCCATTCAGGCGATCTATCAGGCGCGCTACATCAAGTATCTGGAAAACCGTGGCCTAAAGCCCAAGGGCAACGCCAAGGTCTGGGCTTTCCTGGGTGACGGCGAGATGGACGAGCCGCAGAGCATCGGTGCGTTGCGTTTTGCCGCCTACGAGAACCTCGACAACATCGTGTTCGTGCTCAACGCCAATCTCCAGCGCCTCGACGGCCCGGTGCGCGCCAACTCCAAGGTCATTCAGGAGTTCGAGGCCCTGTTCCGGGGCGCGGGTTGGAACGTCATCAAGGTGGTGTGGGACTCCAAGTGGGACGAGCTGCTGAGGAAGGACTACAACGGCACCATCGTCAAGCGCTTCGAGGCGCTGGTGGACGGTGAGTCCCAGCGCTACGCGGCCTTCGGCGGTAAGGAATTGCGCGAGAAGTTCTTCAACACGCCCGAGCTGCGCGCCCTGATCGAAGGCTGGACGGACGCGGACCTCGAACTGCTCAACCGGGGTGGGCACGATATCCACAAGATCTACGCCGCCTATGCCTCGGCCGTAAAGCACGAGGGCAGCCCGACCGTCATCATCGCCCGCACAGTTAAGGGTTACGGTCTGGGCGAGACGGCGCAGGCGCGCAATGTGGCCCACCAGGTCAAGAAGTTGGAATTCGATGCCCTGAAGAACCTGCGGGACCTGCTGGAACTGCCCCTGACCGACGAGCAGGTGGAGCGTCTCGACTTTTACAACCCCGGCCCCGACAGTGCCGAAATCAAATACATGCTGGAACGCCGCGCGGAGCTGGGCGGCTTCGTGCCCGAGCGACAGGTGAATTACCCGCACCCCACCGTGCCGACCGGCGAGTTCTACGAGGAATTCGCGGCGGGCAGCAAGGGCCGCACCGTCAGCACCACCATGGCCGCCGTGCAGATCATGAGCAAGCTGTTGCGCGACAAGGAAATCGGCAAGCTGATCGTGCCCATCGTGCCCGACGAGGCCCGCACCTTCGGCATGGACGCGCTTGTGCCGCGCATCGGTATCTACTCGCCCCGTGGGCAGACCTACCAGCCGGTGGACTTCGGCTCCCTGATGGCCTACAAGGAAGCCAAAGACGGCCAGATGCTGGAAGAAGGCATCACGGAAGACGGGGCGATGGCCTCGTGGATCGCCGCCGCCACCTCCTACGCCAACCACGGCGTGCCCACCATTCCCTTCTACGTCTTCTACTCCATGTTCGGGATGCAGCGCATCGGGGACCTCGTTTGGGCGGCGGCGGACCAGCGCGCCCGCGGTTTCCTCTTTGGCGCAACGGCGGGCCGCACCACCCTGGCGGGGGAGGGACTCCAGCACCAGGACGGCAACAGCCTCCTCCAGGCGTATGTGGTGCCCAACCTCAAGGTGTACGACCCGGCTTTCGCCTACGAACTTGCGGTGATCGTGGAAGCGGGCATTCAGCGCATGTACGTGGACGGTATGGACGAGTTCTACTACGTCACCCTCGACAATGAGAACGAAGTGCAGCCCGCCATGCCGAATGACGGACGCACCCACCAGGAGATTCACGACGGCATCCTGAAGGGCATGTACCGTTTCCAGCGAAGCGAAAACACCAAAGCCAAGCTGAAAGCCCAGATTCTCGCCAGTGGACCGGCCATGGGCGCGGCGCAAGAAGCCGTGGGGATGCTCGAAACCTACGGTGTAGCGGCAGACATCTGGTCCGTGACGAGCTACAAGGAGCTGCACCAGGACGCCCTCGCCGTGCAGCGCCACAACATGCTGCACCCCACCGAGGAGCCGCGCGTGCCCTACGTGGCGCAGCAGCTGAGCAAGGAGAATGCTCCCGGCGTGCTGATCTCGGTAAGCGACTACGTGAAGCTCGGCGCGGACGGCCTGAACGGGCACCTGGAACGCAAGTTGTGGACGCTGGGGACCGACGGCTTCGGCCGCAGTGAAGCCCGCGAGGAACTGCGCGACTTCTTCGAGGTGGACGCGCGGTACGTGACCCTCGCCACCCTGTATGCCCTCCAGCGTGACGGCAAGGTCAAGGGCGACGTGGTGGCAAGGGCCATTGCGGAACTGGGGATCGACCCGGAGCGCGTGGCACCCGTCTTGCGCTGA
- the aceF gene encoding dihydrolipoyllysine-residue acetyltransferase has product MATELKLPDVGDNIEQGTVVTVLVKPGDTIAEGQPIIEIETDKAVVEVPATAAGTVEAVSVNVGDTVAVGGVILTLGGGAGAAPTPNAGSQMGDGGTPPPDMPSAEPDAPAVSSDAATANRVAQAQQESQKEQAGGAASGQQAAISAPASSSGTEVTLPDVGDNIEQGTVVTVLVKPGDTISEGQPIVEIETDKAVVEVPAAAAGTVQTVNVKEGDTVKVGGVLLTLGAGQLPSTPAVSAPASAPASVVQTSAAPAQGAAADQGVDSLRPQTAAGDTPTAPTQAPGAQRPYDTKTYDGRPVIPAAPSVRRLAREMHVDIHTVRGTGIAGRISEEDVRRTAGTPTVHPAASGQQPVVSAQAPAAASAPVAAASLPNFEKWGSVRREDMSGIRKATVRSMTASWTTIPMVTHFDKADVTRMEETRKAFAARVEKAGGKLTMTHILMKVVANALRKFPKFGASLDLGAQQVVYKDYVNLGVAVDTPQGLLVPVLKDADRKSITDMVLELNELAGKARERKLKPDEMQGATFTISNLGGIGGHAFTPIVNAPEVAILGVSRGGIEPVWNRETGAFEPRNMLPLSLTYDHRLIDGADAARFVRFICESLEDPFLISL; this is encoded by the coding sequence ATGGCAACTGAACTCAAACTCCCCGACGTGGGCGACAACATCGAGCAGGGCACCGTCGTCACCGTGCTCGTCAAACCCGGTGACACGATTGCTGAAGGCCAGCCCATCATCGAGATCGAGACCGACAAGGCCGTGGTGGAGGTGCCCGCCACCGCTGCCGGAACCGTGGAAGCGGTGAGCGTGAACGTAGGCGACACCGTAGCCGTTGGGGGCGTGATTCTGACGCTGGGCGGTGGTGCGGGCGCAGCCCCGACGCCGAACGCGGGCAGTCAGATGGGAGATGGGGGCACGCCCCCGCCCGATATGCCCTCAGCAGAGCCGGACGCGCCTGCGGTGTCCAGTGACGCGGCAACGGCCAACCGTGTCGCACAGGCCCAGCAGGAGTCGCAGAAGGAGCAGGCGGGGGGAGCGGCCAGCGGGCAGCAGGCGGCAATCAGCGCTCCGGCGAGCAGCAGCGGCACCGAGGTCACCTTGCCCGATGTGGGCGACAACATCGAGCAGGGGACCGTCGTTACCGTGCTCGTCAAGCCGGGCGACACCATCTCCGAGGGCCAGCCGATCGTTGAGATCGAGACGGACAAGGCGGTGGTGGAGGTTCCTGCGGCGGCGGCGGGCACTGTTCAAACCGTGAACGTCAAGGAAGGCGACACGGTGAAGGTGGGCGGCGTGTTGCTGACGCTGGGCGCTGGGCAGCTTCCCTCCACACCAGCCGTTTCCGCGCCCGCTTCAGCGCCCGCATCTGTGGTCCAGACCTCGGCGGCACCGGCGCAGGGGGCAGCCGCCGACCAGGGCGTGGACAGCCTCCGTCCCCAGACTGCAGCGGGCGATACGCCCACCGCACCCACCCAGGCGCCCGGGGCCCAGCGGCCTTACGACACCAAGACCTACGATGGCCGTCCCGTCATCCCCGCCGCCCCCAGCGTCCGCCGCCTCGCGCGGGAGATGCACGTGGACATTCATACCGTTCGTGGCACGGGCATCGCCGGGCGCATCAGCGAGGAAGACGTGCGGCGGACGGCGGGGACGCCCACGGTGCACCCAGCGGCCAGCGGCCAGCAGCCGGTGGTCAGCGCTCAGGCTCCGGCCGCTGCCTCCGCGCCCGTTGCTGCCGCCTCCCTGCCGAACTTCGAGAAGTGGGGCAGCGTGCGCCGAGAGGACATGAGCGGCATCCGCAAGGCGACGGTGCGCTCCATGACAGCCTCGTGGACCACCATCCCCATGGTCACCCACTTTGACAAGGCGGACGTGACCCGGATGGAAGAAACCCGCAAGGCGTTTGCGGCGCGGGTGGAGAAGGCGGGCGGCAAGCTCACCATGACCCACATCCTGATGAAGGTGGTGGCGAACGCCCTGCGCAAGTTCCCGAAGTTCGGCGCGTCGCTGGACCTCGGCGCGCAGCAGGTGGTCTACAAGGACTACGTGAACCTCGGCGTGGCGGTGGACACGCCCCAGGGCCTCCTGGTGCCTGTGCTGAAGGACGCCGACCGCAAGAGCATCACCGACATGGTGCTCGAGCTCAACGAACTCGCCGGAAAGGCCCGCGAGCGCAAGCTCAAGCCTGACGAAATGCAGGGCGCGACGTTCACCATCTCCAACCTCGGCGGTATCGGTGGCCACGCTTTCACGCCCATTGTGAATGCCCCGGAAGTCGCCATCCTGGGGGTATCGCGCGGCGGGATTGAGCCCGTGTGGAACAGGGAGACGGGGGCGTTCGAGCCCCGCAACATGCTGCCCCTGTCGCTGACGTACGACCACCGCCTTATCGACGGGGCCGACGCGGCGCGCTTCGTGCGGTTTATCTGCGAGTCGCTGGAAGATCCGTTTCTGATCAGCCTGTAG
- the dcd gene encoding dCTP deaminase translates to MSILPDWRIRELALAGMITPFEDRLVRTAENGHVISYGLSSFGYDLRCADEWKVFTNAHGNTIVDPKAFDNRAFIDIQAPEIIIPPNSFVLARSVEYMRIPNNVMVVALGKSTYARVGIVANVTPLEPGWEGHVTLEFSNTTPLPAKMYANEGCVQLLFFEGERPEVTYGDRQGKYQGQTGVTLPRL, encoded by the coding sequence ATGAGCATTCTGCCCGACTGGCGTATCCGCGAACTGGCCCTCGCGGGCATGATCACCCCCTTCGAGGACCGCCTCGTCCGCACCGCCGAGAACGGCCACGTCATCTCCTACGGCCTGAGTTCCTTCGGCTACGACCTGCGCTGCGCCGACGAGTGGAAGGTGTTTACCAACGCGCACGGCAATACGATCGTGGACCCTAAAGCCTTTGACAACCGCGCCTTTATTGATATCCAGGCTCCGGAAATCATCATTCCGCCCAATTCCTTTGTGCTGGCCCGCAGCGTAGAATACATGCGAATTCCCAACAACGTCATGGTGGTGGCTTTGGGGAAAAGTACCTACGCAAGAGTCGGCATCGTCGCGAATGTCACGCCCCTAGAGCCTGGCTGGGAAGGCCACGTTACCCTGGAGTTTTCCAACACCACTCCACTTCCCGCCAAGATGTACGCGAATGAGGGCTGCGTGCAGCTGCTCTTCTTTGAAGGTGAGCGTCCCGAAGTCACGTACGGGGACCGCCAGGGCAAGTACCAGGGCCAGACGGGCGTGACCCTGCCACGGCTGTGA
- a CDS encoding DoxX family protein codes for MPREELPRPTPGVLRLAALFVGAGALHFLKPQGFDRIVPPGLPLPARTATLLSGAAEIAGGLGLLHPATRPAARLGLLALLVAVFPANVYMAQETQQFQPLPAWVLWARLPLQPLLMWAVWRTGRTGK; via the coding sequence ATGCCTCGAGAAGAACTCCCCCGTCCCACGCCCGGCGTCCTGCGCCTTGCGGCCCTGTTTGTCGGCGCGGGCGCGCTGCACTTCCTAAAGCCGCAGGGCTTTGACCGCATCGTTCCGCCTGGCCTGCCCCTGCCCGCGCGGACGGCCACCCTGCTCAGCGGCGCAGCGGAGATCGCCGGGGGGCTGGGCCTCCTTCATCCTGCCACGCGGCCTGCCGCCCGACTCGGTCTGCTCGCCCTGCTCGTGGCCGTGTTTCCGGCGAACGTGTATATGGCGCAGGAGACTCAGCAGTTTCAGCCTCTTCCGGCCTGGGTGCTGTGGGCGCGATTGCCCCTGCAACCGCTGCTGATGTGGGCGGTCTGGCGGACGGGGCGAACGGGAAAGTAA
- the wrbA gene encoding NAD(P)H:quinone oxidoreductase gives MTNPTPVRLTIVYYSTYGTNHQMAEVAAEAAREAGAEVRIVKARETAPQEVVNSQDAWKAQQERSAHVPEATPADLENADAILFSSPTRFGGAASQIRAYIDTLGGLWATGALANKGFSAMTSAQNPNGGQETTLQTLYITAMHWGSIIVTPGYTNPAIFASGGNPYGASVTANGQPLSEEDKATIRHQARRLVEVSARLKQSV, from the coding sequence ATGACGAATCCAACGCCAGTACGGCTGACCATCGTGTACTACTCGACCTACGGCACGAACCATCAGATGGCCGAGGTGGCGGCCGAGGCGGCGCGGGAAGCCGGGGCAGAGGTCCGCATCGTGAAGGCGCGCGAGACGGCCCCGCAGGAAGTGGTGAACTCGCAAGACGCCTGGAAGGCCCAGCAGGAGCGCAGCGCCCACGTGCCCGAGGCCACGCCCGCCGATCTGGAGAACGCCGACGCCATCCTGTTCAGTTCGCCCACCCGTTTTGGTGGCGCGGCGAGCCAGATTCGGGCCTATATCGATACGCTGGGCGGCCTGTGGGCCACGGGCGCGCTGGCGAACAAGGGTTTTTCCGCGATGACGAGCGCGCAAAATCCCAATGGTGGGCAGGAAACCACGCTCCAGACGCTCTACATCACCGCGATGCACTGGGGCAGCATCATCGTGACGCCGGGCTACACCAATCCCGCCATCTTCGCCTCAGGCGGCAACCCCTACGGCGCGAGCGTGACGGCCAACGGTCAGCCGCTCAGCGAGGAAGACAAGGCCACCATCCGCCACCAGGCCCGCCGACTGGTAGAGGTCTCGGCCAGGCTCAAGCAGAGCGTCTGA
- a CDS encoding metallophosphoesterase family protein — protein MRVAVISDVHGNAFALEAVLREVRAAAPDLLVNLGDQIEGTADPARAATAQRELAQTGALEVRGNNEEKLWPGGRRSPLSREFGTWLERQLDPPDLARLATLPLTARALDGALLACHGTPESAWDSLLWVWQPEGEGQGFYRSRDPRELRALLEPLEAEVVLCGHTHRAGATRIGDTLVVNAGSISDQADGDPRARWTLLTRRPDGWSVAFRAVPYDIEAAVRWSETYSPYGAFEAHLLRSATLEGRGETLIPPS, from the coding sequence ATGAGGGTGGCCGTCATCAGCGATGTTCATGGCAATGCGTTCGCGCTGGAGGCAGTGCTGCGCGAGGTCCGGGCCGCCGCGCCCGATCTGCTCGTCAATCTGGGCGACCAGATCGAGGGCACGGCAGACCCGGCCCGCGCCGCCACCGCGCAACGTGAGCTCGCGCAGACCGGAGCGCTGGAAGTGCGCGGCAACAACGAGGAAAAGCTGTGGCCGGGCGGACGGCGCTCGCCCCTGTCGCGAGAATTCGGGACCTGGCTGGAGAGGCAGTTGGACCCACCCGACCTCGCGCGCCTCGCCACCCTGCCCCTGACGGCCCGGGCGCTGGACGGTGCGCTGCTGGCCTGCCACGGCACCCCGGAGAGCGCCTGGGACAGCCTGCTGTGGGTCTGGCAACCCGAGGGTGAGGGTCAGGGCTTTTACCGTTCGCGCGATCCCCGTGAATTGAGGGCGCTGTTGGAACCGCTTGAAGCCGAGGTGGTGTTGTGCGGCCACACGCACCGCGCCGGAGCCACCCGGATAGGTGACACGCTGGTGGTCAACGCCGGGTCCATCAGCGATCAGGCCGACGGTGATCCCCGCGCCCGCTGGACGCTGCTGACCCGTCGGCCAGACGGATGGAGCGTGGCCTTTCGCGCCGTGCCATACGACATCGAGGCCGCTGTGCGCTGGTCCGAGACGTACAGCCCTTACGGGGCGTTCGAGGCGCACCTGCTGCGCTCGGCCACCCTGGAAGGCCGGGGCGAGACGCTTATTCCTCCTTCCTGA
- a CDS encoding SHOCT domain-containing protein: MDVIINNSTPAQIVPQTYTPYALPQGHGPGFHGHDGPGFFPLLLVIGAVVFFRRRMGQHFVNRRELAGHGPSGKVGEDVRDTFRRSRERFFGDGALDIARERYARGEINAGEYEALRRTLSGEEQETPRSGGAAADGDGLKR, from the coding sequence ATGGACGTCATCATCAACAATTCCACCCCCGCCCAGATCGTTCCCCAGACCTATACCCCGTATGCCCTGCCGCAGGGCCACGGCCCGGGTTTTCACGGGCATGACGGCCCCGGCTTCTTCCCGTTGCTGCTGGTCATCGGCGCGGTGGTCTTCTTCCGCCGCAGGATGGGTCAGCATTTCGTGAATCGCCGCGAACTGGCGGGGCACGGCCCTTCGGGCAAGGTCGGCGAAGACGTGCGCGACACCTTCCGCCGAAGCCGCGAGCGCTTTTTTGGAGACGGCGCGCTGGACATCGCCCGTGAGCGCTACGCCCGGGGCGAGATCAACGCCGGCGAGTACGAGGCGTTGCGCCGGACCCTCAGTGGCGAGGAGCAGGAGACCCCCCGGTCCGGTGGTGCGGCGGCTGACGGTGACGGCCTGAAGCGCTGA
- a CDS encoding ankyrin repeat domain-containing protein, with the protein MSFGHAAETVDASELFQAIHANQSEEVRRLVTENPALLTATSPTGLSPALFATYYGRLDVLRVLLAAGAPLSVFEAAATGQLAALREHLDAAPGLVNTFSPDGFSPLGLAAFFGQESVAEELLARGADVNQASENAMRVQPLHSAAAGNHTAIALRLLNAGAEVNAAQHGGFTPLMSAAQNGNAALVEALLAAGADPTARTEDGRGAACLAKEEGHLAVLTRLRA; encoded by the coding sequence TTGTCATTCGGGCACGCGGCTGAAACGGTGGACGCCAGTGAACTTTTCCAGGCCATCCATGCCAACCAGTCGGAGGAGGTGCGGCGGCTGGTGACGGAGAACCCGGCGCTGCTCACCGCCACCAGCCCCACGGGCCTCTCGCCCGCGCTGTTCGCCACGTATTACGGACGGCTGGACGTGCTGCGCGTGTTGCTGGCGGCGGGCGCACCCCTGAGCGTGTTCGAGGCGGCGGCCACCGGGCAACTCGCGGCCTTGCGGGAACATTTGGACGCAGCGCCAGGCCTCGTGAACACCTTCAGCCCGGACGGCTTCTCGCCTCTGGGATTGGCGGCCTTCTTTGGGCAGGAGTCGGTGGCGGAAGAGCTGCTCGCGCGCGGGGCAGACGTGAATCAGGCGAGCGAGAACGCGATGCGCGTTCAGCCCCTGCATTCGGCGGCAGCCGGCAACCACACGGCCATCGCGCTGCGGTTGTTGAACGCGGGCGCGGAGGTCAACGCGGCGCAGCATGGCGGTTTCACGCCGCTGATGAGCGCCGCCCAGAACGGCAATGCAGCGTTGGTAGAGGCGCTACTTGCGGCGGGAGCAGACCCGACAGCCCGCACCGAGGATGGACGCGGCGCCGCTTGCCTCGCAAAAGAGGAAGGCCACCTCGCCGTTCTGACGAGGCTGAGGGCCTAA
- a CDS encoding LysR family transcriptional regulator, translated as MELRHLRHFVALAEEEHFGRAAERVFVVQQALSNSIKNLEDEVGVPLVLRTTRRVQLTPAGQEFLIGARATLAQAAQTVERTRRAARGEIGRLTVGFVSGLAFGGLPEIVRSFRELYPNVSVDLHELTAQEQESALRGGQIDVGLLLLPVRDPGLESRPLWRQPLVAALPAGHPLGRKRRLRIGDLQDERFVFFPRHLRATYFDQVMRWCASAGYTPNVVQEAIEIPTLLSLVAAGLGVFLPIQFFERLSLPGVVYRPVEDAPLVDIVAAWRREEEGGGPIVRAFLGAAREALGGEVAE; from the coding sequence ATGGAACTCCGCCACCTCCGCCATTTCGTCGCGCTCGCCGAGGAAGAACACTTCGGGCGGGCCGCCGAGCGCGTGTTCGTGGTGCAGCAGGCCCTATCAAACTCCATTAAGAACCTGGAGGACGAGGTGGGCGTACCGCTGGTGCTGCGCACCACGCGGCGCGTTCAGCTGACCCCCGCCGGGCAGGAATTTCTGATCGGCGCGCGCGCCACCCTCGCGCAGGCCGCACAGACGGTGGAGCGCACCCGGCGGGCCGCGCGGGGCGAGATCGGGCGGCTGACGGTGGGCTTCGTCAGCGGCCTGGCCTTCGGTGGCCTGCCGGAGATCGTGCGCTCGTTCCGGGAGCTGTACCCCAACGTCTCCGTGGACCTGCACGAACTGACGGCCCAGGAGCAGGAATCGGCGCTGCGTGGCGGGCAGATTGATGTGGGTCTGCTGCTGCTGCCGGTGCGCGATCCGGGGCTGGAATCACGGCCACTGTGGCGGCAACCCCTGGTGGCGGCGCTGCCCGCCGGTCATCCTCTCGGACGCAAGCGCAGATTACGGATAGGAGACCTGCAAGACGAGCGCTTCGTCTTCTTCCCCCGGCACCTGCGGGCCACCTACTTCGATCAGGTGATGCGCTGGTGCGCCTCCGCGGGTTACACGCCCAACGTCGTTCAGGAGGCCATCGAGATTCCCACGCTGCTGTCGCTGGTGGCGGCGGGACTGGGCGTGTTTCTGCCCATCCAGTTTTTCGAGCGCCTGTCGCTGCCCGGCGTGGTCTACCGTCCGGTGGAGGACGCCCCTCTGGTGGACATCGTGGCGGCGTGGCGGCGCGAGGAAGAAGGCGGGGGGCCGATTGTGCGGGCCTTTTTGGGCGCGGCGCGGGAGGCGTTGGGGGGAGAGGTGGCGGAGTGA
- a CDS encoding thiolase family protein, with protein MQPLVITAARRTPIGGFLGSLEGVSAVDLGITAARAVLEGVPGDDIADVIVGNVLQAGQGMNVARQIALGAGLPHHVPGQTVNRVCGSGLQSVISAVQGLRSGDGQLYLAGGTESMSRAPYLLPRVRQGLRLGHGQAPDSILSEGLTDAFHDVHMGITAENIAEAWNLSREEQDAFAAESQRRAAAAIEFGAFVDEVVPVEVPGKKGPTLFERDEHVRPGTTTDALAKLKPAFKKDGTVTAGNASGLNDGAAMLTVATEEYARANGLPVLAELIGYAATGVDPKVMGIGPAKAVPLALERAGMVVGDVDLFELNEAFAAQSLAVVRDLGVDPAQVNVTGGAIALGHPIGASGARVLVTLIHALRRGGKETGVASLCIGGGMGIAVVIRARG; from the coding sequence ATGCAACCTCTGGTCATCACGGCGGCGCGGCGCACACCCATCGGCGGCTTTCTGGGGTCTCTGGAAGGCGTTTCAGCGGTGGATCTGGGGATCACGGCGGCAAGGGCTGTGCTGGAAGGCGTTCCCGGAGACGACATTGCCGATGTGATCGTGGGCAACGTCCTTCAGGCCGGACAGGGCATGAACGTGGCGCGGCAAATCGCGCTGGGAGCAGGCCTCCCCCATCACGTTCCCGGTCAGACGGTCAACCGCGTGTGCGGCTCGGGACTGCAATCGGTTATCAGCGCCGTGCAGGGCCTGCGCTCGGGCGACGGTCAGCTGTACCTCGCGGGCGGCACCGAGAGCATGAGCCGCGCACCTTACCTGCTGCCCCGGGTCCGCCAAGGCCTGCGGCTCGGGCACGGGCAGGCGCCCGATTCCATCCTGTCCGAAGGCCTGACGGACGCGTTCCACGACGTGCATATGGGCATCACGGCGGAGAACATCGCTGAGGCGTGGAATCTGTCGCGCGAGGAGCAGGACGCCTTCGCCGCCGAGAGCCAGCGCCGGGCGGCAGCGGCCATCGAGTTCGGCGCGTTCGTGGACGAGGTGGTGCCGGTGGAGGTGCCTGGCAAGAAGGGGCCCACCCTCTTTGAGCGCGACGAACATGTGCGCCCCGGCACGACGACGGACGCGCTCGCCAAACTCAAGCCCGCCTTCAAGAAGGACGGCACCGTGACGGCGGGCAACGCCTCGGGCCTGAACGACGGCGCGGCGATGCTGACCGTGGCGACGGAGGAATACGCGCGGGCGAATGGTCTCCCCGTGTTGGCTGAACTCATCGGCTACGCGGCCACCGGAGTGGACCCGAAGGTTATGGGCATCGGTCCAGCGAAGGCGGTGCCCCTGGCGCTGGAGCGTGCGGGCATGGTGGTGGGCGACGTGGACCTCTTTGAGCTGAACGAGGCGTTTGCGGCCCAGAGCCTCGCCGTGGTGCGGGACCTTGGCGTGGACCCGGCGCAGGTCAACGTGACGGGCGGCGCGATTGCCCTGGGCCACCCCATCGGTGCGTCGGGGGCACGGGTACTCGTGACGCTGATTCACGCCCTGCGGCGCGGCGGCAAGGAGACAGGCGTGGCAAGCCTGTGCATCGGCGGCGGTATGGGCATTGCAGTTGTCATTCGGGCACGCGGCTGA